The following proteins are co-located in the Takifugu flavidus isolate HTHZ2018 chromosome 16, ASM371156v2, whole genome shotgun sequence genome:
- the rab3gap2 gene encoding rab3 GTPase-activating protein non-catalytic subunit isoform X3: MSCTLLEFCRLQELETVRDYLFQSRKIEPQEETQKTDPELSWDVSDWESEWDSGDNKPEDATSASMVEETPGQSGPWLQHCVLTLSPCLDLLVVARGQKAAFLSAKWCSAEGSREEMTMAVSWTGLLSVDDGEHVSSCMCIPLVSQKRSSTGQPDWTCVVVGFTTGYVRFYTENGVLLLSQLLQEDPVLRLKCRTYEIPLHPGITEQHEELSILYPTALVTIDGFSLFQSLRACRNQVARAAAAGSDVIQPPPLAYKKWGLQDMDTIVDHSSVGIMTLCVFDQMKNASILGGFNASVKGSPPAMSLYVSVGGGPYIGFYYAVEGSSQPLLSHVALAVASKLTSALFNAASGWLGWNKNRNEEETVQKQKPKVEPATPLGIRFGLPDSRRHGESICLSPCNMLAGVTDDFGRVALLDLARGICIRMWKGYRDAQLGWLQVQEERGDHDSSSLPKRHALFLVIYAPRRGILEVWAMKQGPRVGAFNIGKHCRLLYAGHRLMGVNCVTSQGWHLHTPKVCLLDPAARTLRTVNIPFHLALSDKKSERAKDMHLLKRLTMLLKNTEVDPDILESEAKTVLLEIRHPAMKKQALETLLSNRNVLVKCLINITSALSLHLKQKDPEEVDVSLLRFCSSQLKLLQLYTDIQQLHPAPDAEACGTSLSITQEPSDVLLDELSRVRSTLQSYAQLSSRPSVSFAEDSPDSPLPVQAFLSQMEFTEDGSLRVIYMSETDHSQLGNFLFWGALCGKSQIAKVCDPLQQAGISPQQLLAVLLSVWFQREKEILQNPEQTTVNLHTLLITLSNMKGAVEDCWDPQSVSPWWQQVRSACIQSQHTAAALLAAFVAHHAAKTCIQHRADSKLQSDWEAVSLELEQWLVCVRQLEDLMVLQTLLLVPAAQGPLGGSATQCSIKTLLEGGRGAVADSISKWVFRHRLAPENLKAFLQKSDDPDDERHNEPRDQPEKQRNDQEGTQRTAELFVAVCERFPHSLSPDMLFAHCCWEHVVHWNRDPEEVKFFCLAVEHLKLVSSPHIQLGIATMMWSTFIVKYLSAATFLMEKVGKAPKDRLCRRDVGMGDQALTCFLGCCVQLLQVLMEADAGVEEETAPELSVEEVWCGAEGPPSIADLALEQKGIYYPLVQHHWLLASLLHAAMTFKVKVKPLSLFDSKGKNALFRDLSSVQLMPSGVMDSSLILTRQEFLFQVQMGWVQAVEGGSGSAPGSSTTHSDGLAAQWWPSLCLELGSLLQVNPDILRRQLVCELFSQGLDLSAEQAMLEVEDQDVLGSQLLVLSGQRLSYTLLHSQSQTQPAMELLARLPPTLCAWLKAMDPSDLRRPSLPLQQTKRLVGRLVEILPENHAQYSLALHLLEALEALTTED; the protein is encoded by the exons ATGTCCTGCACTTTGCTGGAGTTTTGTCGGCTCCAAGAGCTCGAAACCGTCAGAGACTACTTGTTCCAGAGCCGGAAAATCGAACCCCAAGAGGAAACTCAGAAAACAG ACCCTGAACTCAGCTGGGATGTCTCTGACTGGGAGTCTGAATGGGATTCTGGTGATAACAAACCAGAGGATGCCACTTCTGCTTCTATG gtggaggagaccCCTGGGCAGAGTGGACCCTGGCTGCAGCATTGTGTGCTGACCCTGTCTCCTTGCTTGGATCTGCTGGTTGTGGCTCGTGGACAGAAGGCGGCCTTTCTTTCAG CCAAGTGGTGCTCCGCCGAGGGTAGCAGAGAAGAGATGACCATGGCCGTGTCTTGGACTGGACTTCTCAGCGTCGACGACGG AGAGCATGTAAGCAGCTGTATGTGCATACCactggtcagccagaagag GAGCTCCACAGGGCAGCCTGACTGGACATGTGTGGTTGTGGGTTTCACCACAGGTTATGTGCGCTTCTACACGGAG AATGGGGTTCTACTCCTGTCCCAGTTGCTGCAAGAGGACCCTGTACTGAGGCTCAAATGTCGCACATATGAAATCCCTCTTCACCCTGGAATAACGGAGCAG CACGAAGAGTTGAGTATCCTCTATCCTACCGCTCTGGTCACCATCGATGGCTTCAGCCTCTTCCAGTCTCTGCGTGCCTGCAGGAACCAGGTCGCCAGAG ccgcagcagcaggaagtgatgtgatCCAGCCGCCTCCTCTTGCCTATAAGAAGTGGGGTCTGCAGGACATGGACACCATTGTGGACCACAGTAGTGTGG GCAttatgactctgtgtgtgtttgaccagATGAAGAATGCGTCCATCCTCGGGGGGTTCAATGCTTCAGTCAAGGGGAGCCCCCCTGCCATGAGCCTGTACGTCAGTGTGGGGGGTGGGCCATATATTGGCTTTTACTATGCTGTAGAG GGGAGCTCCCAGCCTCTGCTGTCTCACGTGGCCCTGGCCGTGGCCAGTAAACTCACCTCAGCCCTCTTCAATGCTGCCAG TGGGTGGTTAGGATGGAACAAGAACAGAAATGAGGAGGAGACAGTTCAGAAGCAGAAGCCCAAAGTGGAGCCTGCAACACCATTAGGGATCAG ATTTGGTCTCCCAGACTCTCGTCGCCATGGCGAGTCTATCTGCCTGTCCCCCTGCAATATGTTAGCTGGTGTGACTGATGATTTTGGACGCGTCGCTCTGCTGGACTTGGCTCGAGGCATTTGCATTCGTATGTGGAAGG GATATCGAGATGCTCAGTTGGGTTGGCTGCAGGTTCAAGAGGAGCGAGGAGATCACgactcttcctcccttcccaaACGCCATGCTCTCTTCCTGGTCATATATGCACCACGCAGAGGAATCCTGGAGGTGTGGGCAATGAAGCAGGGTCCCCGAGTGGGCGCCTTCAACATAGGCAAGCACTGCAG gttACTGTATGCTGGCCACCGTCTGATGGGGGTGAACTGTGTCACCAGTCAGGGCTGGCACTTGCACACCCCAAAGGTGTGTCTGTTGGATCCTGCTGCAAGAACTCTGAGGACTGTGAACATCCCCTTCCATCTGGCCCTCAG TGACAAGAAGAGTGAAAGAGCCAAAGATATGCACCTATTAAAGAGACTGACCATGTTACTGAAGAACACAGAAGTGGATCCAG ataTTTTGGAGAGCGAAGCCAAGACTGTTTTGTTGGAAATAAGACATCCTGCCATGAAGAAACAG GCTTTGGAGACTCTGCTGTCCAACAGGAATGTACTGGTCAAGTGTCTGATTAATATCACATCcgccctctccctccatctgaaGCAAAAAG ACCCAGAAGAAGTTGATGTGAGCCTCCTCCGGTTCTGTTCCTCCcagctgaagctcctccagctctatactgacatccagcagctgcacccTGCTCCGGATGCAGAGGCCTGTGGGACGTCCCTCAGCATTACCCAG GAGCCCTCAGATGTTCTACTGGATGAACTATCCAGGGTGCGCTCTACCCTGCAGAGCTATGcccagctgagcagcagacCAAGTGTTTCCTTTGCAGAGGACTCTCCCGACTCCCCCCTTCCTGTCCAAGCCTTTCTCTCTCAGATGGAGTTCACTGAGGATGGAAGCTTGAGGGTGATCTACATGTCTGAAACTGACCACAGTCAGCTGG ggaacttcctgttttggggaGCCCTGTGTGGGAAAAGCCAAATTGCTAAAGTGTGTGACCCTCTGCAGCAGGCTGGCATCAGTCCTCAGCAGCTACTG GCTGTGCTGCTTAGCGTTTGGTttcagagagagaaggagatcCTCCAAAACCCAGAGCAAACTACAGTCAACCTACACACACTACTCATCACACTCAGCAACATGAaag GTGCTGTTGAAGACTGCTGGGACCCTCAGTCTgtctccccctggtggcagcAGGTTCGCAGCGCTTGTATCCAGTCCCAACACACTGCTGCCGCCCTGCTGGCTGCATTTGTTGCCCATCACGCTGCCAAGACCTGCATCCAGCATCGTGCAGACTCAAAG CTGCAGTCAGACTGGGAAGCAGTGTCACTGGAGCTGGAACagtggttggtgtgtgtccGCCAGCTGGAGGACCTGATGGTCCTGCAGACTCTGCTCTTGGTGCCCGCAGCTCAGGGACCCCTGGGGGGTTCAGCCACACAGTGCTCAATAAAGACCCTGCTGGAGGGGGGCCGAG GAGCTGTTGCAGACAGTATCTCCAAGTGGGTGTTCAGGCACCGTTTGGCCCCTGAAAATCTGAAGGCCTTCCTCCAGAAGTCTGATGACCCAGATGATGAGAGACATAACGAGCCCAGAGACCAacctgagaagcagaggaacGACCAGGAGGGGACGCAGAGGACAgctg AGCTGTTTGTGGCCGTGTGTGAGCGCTTCCCACACTCGCTGTCTCCTGACATGCTGTTTGCTCACTGCTGCTGGGAGCACGTGGTGCACTGGAACCGAGACCCTGAG GAGGTGAAATTCTTCTGTCTGGCTGTGGAACATCTGAAGTTGGTCTCCAGCCCACACATCCAGCTAG GTATCGCCACCATGATGTGGAGCACCTTCATCGTCAAGTATTTGTCAGCAGCCACCTTTCTCATGGAGAAG GTCGGCAAAGCTCCCAAAGACCGTCTGTGCAGACGA GACGTGGGGATGGGAGACCAGGCTCTGACCTGCTTCCTGGGCTGCTGTGTCCAGCTGCTTCAGGTCCTGATGGAG GCTGACGcaggtgtggaggaggaaaCTGCTCCAGAACTGTCTGTAGAGGAGGTGTGGTGTGGGGCTGAGGGCCCCCCCTCCATCGCTGACCTGGCCCTTGAGCAGAAAGGGATCTACTACCCCTTGGTGCAACACCATTGGCTGCTGGCCTCGCTGCTCCATGCTGCAATGACcttcaaggtcaaggtcaaaccTCTCAGCCTGTTTGACAGTAAG GGTAAGAATGCTCTCTTCAGAGATCTCAGCAGTGTCCAGCTGATGCCCAGTGGGGTCATGGACTCCAGCCTGATTCTAACGCGACAGGAG TTCCTCTTCCAGGTTCAGATGGGCTGGGTGCAGGCTGTGGAGGGTGGTTCTGGCTCAGCCCCTGGTAGCAGCACGACACACTCGGATGGTCTGGCTGCACAGTGGTGGCCCTCTCTGTGTCTGGAGCTGGGCTCGCTGCTCCAGGTCAACCCTGACATCCTGAGACGGCAGCTGGTCTGTGAACTCTTCAGCCAAGgcctggacctcagtgctgaaCAG GCAATGCTGGAGGTAGAAGATCAGGACGTCCTGGGCTCCCAACTCCTGGTTCTGAGTGGCCAGAGGCTCAGTTACACCCTGCTACACAGCCAGAGTCAAACCCAGCCTGCCATGGAGCTGCTGGCCCGCCTGCCGCCAACTCTGTGTGCCTGGCTGAAGGCCATG GACCCCAGCGACCTCCGCCGTCCCTCGCTCCCCCTGCAGCAGACCAAAAGGCTCGTTGGCCGTCTGGTGGAGATCCTCCCAGAAAACCACGCCCAGTACAGTCTGGCCCTGCACCTCCTGGAGGCCCTGGAGGCCCTGACCACCGAGGACTGA
- the rab3gap2 gene encoding rab3 GTPase-activating protein non-catalytic subunit isoform X1, whose protein sequence is MSCTLLEFCRLQELETVRDYLFQSRKIEPQEETQKTDPELSWDVSDWESEWDSGDNKPEDATSASMVEETPGQSGPWLQHCVLTLSPCLDLLVVARGQKAAFLSAKWCSAEGSREEMTMAVSWTGLLSVDDGEHVSSCMCIPLVSQKRSSTGQPDWTCVVVGFTTGYVRFYTENGVLLLSQLLQEDPVLRLKCRTYEIPLHPGITEQHEELSILYPTALVTIDGFSLFQSLRACRNQVARAAAAGSDVIQPPPLAYKKWGLQDMDTIVDHSSVGIMTLCVFDQMKNASILGGFNASVKGSPPAMSLYVSVGGGPYIGFYYAVEGSSQPLLSHVALAVASKLTSALFNAASGWLGWNKNRNEEETVQKQKPKVEPATPLGIRFGLPDSRRHGESICLSPCNMLAGVTDDFGRVALLDLARGICIRMWKGYRDAQLGWLQVQEERGDHDSSSLPKRHALFLVIYAPRRGILEVWAMKQGPRVGAFNIGKHCRLLYAGHRLMGVNCVTSQGWHLHTPKVCLLDPAARTLRTVNIPFHLALSDKKSERAKDMHLLKRLTMLLKNTEVDPDILESEAKTVLLEIRHPAMKKQALETLLSNRNVLVKCLINITSALSLHLKQKDPEEVDVSLLRFCSSQLKLLQLYTDIQQLHPAPDAEACGTSLSITQCSLAQQEPSDVLLDELSRVRSTLQSYAQLSSRPSVSFAEDSPDSPLPVQAFLSQMEFTEDGSLRVIYMSETDHSQLGNFLFWGALCGKSQIAKVCDPLQQAGISPQQLLAVLLSVWFQREKEILQNPEQTTVNLHTLLITLSNMKGAVEDCWDPQSVSPWWQQVRSACIQSQHTAAALLAAFVAHHAAKTCIQHRADSKLQSDWEAVSLELEQWLVCVRQLEDLMVLQTLLLVPAAQGPLGGSATQCSIKTLLEGGRGAVADSISKWVFRHRLAPENLKAFLQKSDDPDDERHNEPRDQPEKQRNDQEGTQRTAELFVAVCERFPHSLSPDMLFAHCCWEHVVHWNRDPEEVKFFCLAVEHLKLVSSPHIQLGIATMMWSTFIVKYLSAATFLMEKVGKAPKDRLCRRDVGMGDQALTCFLGCCVQLLQVLMEADAGVEEETAPELSVEEVWCGAEGPPSIADLALEQKGIYYPLVQHHWLLASLLHAAMTFKVKVKPLSLFDSKGKNALFRDLSSVQLMPSGVMDSSLILTRQEFLFQVQMGWVQAVEGGSGSAPGSSTTHSDGLAAQWWPSLCLELGSLLQVNPDILRRQLVCELFSQGLDLSAEQAMLEVEDQDVLGSQLLVLSGQRLSYTLLHSQSQTQPAMELLARLPPTLCAWLKAMDPSDLRRPSLPLQQTKRLVGRLVEILPENHAQYSLALHLLEALEALTTED, encoded by the exons ATGTCCTGCACTTTGCTGGAGTTTTGTCGGCTCCAAGAGCTCGAAACCGTCAGAGACTACTTGTTCCAGAGCCGGAAAATCGAACCCCAAGAGGAAACTCAGAAAACAG ACCCTGAACTCAGCTGGGATGTCTCTGACTGGGAGTCTGAATGGGATTCTGGTGATAACAAACCAGAGGATGCCACTTCTGCTTCTATG gtggaggagaccCCTGGGCAGAGTGGACCCTGGCTGCAGCATTGTGTGCTGACCCTGTCTCCTTGCTTGGATCTGCTGGTTGTGGCTCGTGGACAGAAGGCGGCCTTTCTTTCAG CCAAGTGGTGCTCCGCCGAGGGTAGCAGAGAAGAGATGACCATGGCCGTGTCTTGGACTGGACTTCTCAGCGTCGACGACGG AGAGCATGTAAGCAGCTGTATGTGCATACCactggtcagccagaagag GAGCTCCACAGGGCAGCCTGACTGGACATGTGTGGTTGTGGGTTTCACCACAGGTTATGTGCGCTTCTACACGGAG AATGGGGTTCTACTCCTGTCCCAGTTGCTGCAAGAGGACCCTGTACTGAGGCTCAAATGTCGCACATATGAAATCCCTCTTCACCCTGGAATAACGGAGCAG CACGAAGAGTTGAGTATCCTCTATCCTACCGCTCTGGTCACCATCGATGGCTTCAGCCTCTTCCAGTCTCTGCGTGCCTGCAGGAACCAGGTCGCCAGAG ccgcagcagcaggaagtgatgtgatCCAGCCGCCTCCTCTTGCCTATAAGAAGTGGGGTCTGCAGGACATGGACACCATTGTGGACCACAGTAGTGTGG GCAttatgactctgtgtgtgtttgaccagATGAAGAATGCGTCCATCCTCGGGGGGTTCAATGCTTCAGTCAAGGGGAGCCCCCCTGCCATGAGCCTGTACGTCAGTGTGGGGGGTGGGCCATATATTGGCTTTTACTATGCTGTAGAG GGGAGCTCCCAGCCTCTGCTGTCTCACGTGGCCCTGGCCGTGGCCAGTAAACTCACCTCAGCCCTCTTCAATGCTGCCAG TGGGTGGTTAGGATGGAACAAGAACAGAAATGAGGAGGAGACAGTTCAGAAGCAGAAGCCCAAAGTGGAGCCTGCAACACCATTAGGGATCAG ATTTGGTCTCCCAGACTCTCGTCGCCATGGCGAGTCTATCTGCCTGTCCCCCTGCAATATGTTAGCTGGTGTGACTGATGATTTTGGACGCGTCGCTCTGCTGGACTTGGCTCGAGGCATTTGCATTCGTATGTGGAAGG GATATCGAGATGCTCAGTTGGGTTGGCTGCAGGTTCAAGAGGAGCGAGGAGATCACgactcttcctcccttcccaaACGCCATGCTCTCTTCCTGGTCATATATGCACCACGCAGAGGAATCCTGGAGGTGTGGGCAATGAAGCAGGGTCCCCGAGTGGGCGCCTTCAACATAGGCAAGCACTGCAG gttACTGTATGCTGGCCACCGTCTGATGGGGGTGAACTGTGTCACCAGTCAGGGCTGGCACTTGCACACCCCAAAGGTGTGTCTGTTGGATCCTGCTGCAAGAACTCTGAGGACTGTGAACATCCCCTTCCATCTGGCCCTCAG TGACAAGAAGAGTGAAAGAGCCAAAGATATGCACCTATTAAAGAGACTGACCATGTTACTGAAGAACACAGAAGTGGATCCAG ataTTTTGGAGAGCGAAGCCAAGACTGTTTTGTTGGAAATAAGACATCCTGCCATGAAGAAACAG GCTTTGGAGACTCTGCTGTCCAACAGGAATGTACTGGTCAAGTGTCTGATTAATATCACATCcgccctctccctccatctgaaGCAAAAAG ACCCAGAAGAAGTTGATGTGAGCCTCCTCCGGTTCTGTTCCTCCcagctgaagctcctccagctctatactgacatccagcagctgcacccTGCTCCGGATGCAGAGGCCTGTGGGACGTCCCTCAGCATTACCCAG TGTTCTCTGGCCCAGCAGGAGCCCTCAGATGTTCTACTGGATGAACTATCCAGGGTGCGCTCTACCCTGCAGAGCTATGcccagctgagcagcagacCAAGTGTTTCCTTTGCAGAGGACTCTCCCGACTCCCCCCTTCCTGTCCAAGCCTTTCTCTCTCAGATGGAGTTCACTGAGGATGGAAGCTTGAGGGTGATCTACATGTCTGAAACTGACCACAGTCAGCTGG ggaacttcctgttttggggaGCCCTGTGTGGGAAAAGCCAAATTGCTAAAGTGTGTGACCCTCTGCAGCAGGCTGGCATCAGTCCTCAGCAGCTACTG GCTGTGCTGCTTAGCGTTTGGTttcagagagagaaggagatcCTCCAAAACCCAGAGCAAACTACAGTCAACCTACACACACTACTCATCACACTCAGCAACATGAaag GTGCTGTTGAAGACTGCTGGGACCCTCAGTCTgtctccccctggtggcagcAGGTTCGCAGCGCTTGTATCCAGTCCCAACACACTGCTGCCGCCCTGCTGGCTGCATTTGTTGCCCATCACGCTGCCAAGACCTGCATCCAGCATCGTGCAGACTCAAAG CTGCAGTCAGACTGGGAAGCAGTGTCACTGGAGCTGGAACagtggttggtgtgtgtccGCCAGCTGGAGGACCTGATGGTCCTGCAGACTCTGCTCTTGGTGCCCGCAGCTCAGGGACCCCTGGGGGGTTCAGCCACACAGTGCTCAATAAAGACCCTGCTGGAGGGGGGCCGAG GAGCTGTTGCAGACAGTATCTCCAAGTGGGTGTTCAGGCACCGTTTGGCCCCTGAAAATCTGAAGGCCTTCCTCCAGAAGTCTGATGACCCAGATGATGAGAGACATAACGAGCCCAGAGACCAacctgagaagcagaggaacGACCAGGAGGGGACGCAGAGGACAgctg AGCTGTTTGTGGCCGTGTGTGAGCGCTTCCCACACTCGCTGTCTCCTGACATGCTGTTTGCTCACTGCTGCTGGGAGCACGTGGTGCACTGGAACCGAGACCCTGAG GAGGTGAAATTCTTCTGTCTGGCTGTGGAACATCTGAAGTTGGTCTCCAGCCCACACATCCAGCTAG GTATCGCCACCATGATGTGGAGCACCTTCATCGTCAAGTATTTGTCAGCAGCCACCTTTCTCATGGAGAAG GTCGGCAAAGCTCCCAAAGACCGTCTGTGCAGACGA GACGTGGGGATGGGAGACCAGGCTCTGACCTGCTTCCTGGGCTGCTGTGTCCAGCTGCTTCAGGTCCTGATGGAG GCTGACGcaggtgtggaggaggaaaCTGCTCCAGAACTGTCTGTAGAGGAGGTGTGGTGTGGGGCTGAGGGCCCCCCCTCCATCGCTGACCTGGCCCTTGAGCAGAAAGGGATCTACTACCCCTTGGTGCAACACCATTGGCTGCTGGCCTCGCTGCTCCATGCTGCAATGACcttcaaggtcaaggtcaaaccTCTCAGCCTGTTTGACAGTAAG GGTAAGAATGCTCTCTTCAGAGATCTCAGCAGTGTCCAGCTGATGCCCAGTGGGGTCATGGACTCCAGCCTGATTCTAACGCGACAGGAG TTCCTCTTCCAGGTTCAGATGGGCTGGGTGCAGGCTGTGGAGGGTGGTTCTGGCTCAGCCCCTGGTAGCAGCACGACACACTCGGATGGTCTGGCTGCACAGTGGTGGCCCTCTCTGTGTCTGGAGCTGGGCTCGCTGCTCCAGGTCAACCCTGACATCCTGAGACGGCAGCTGGTCTGTGAACTCTTCAGCCAAGgcctggacctcagtgctgaaCAG GCAATGCTGGAGGTAGAAGATCAGGACGTCCTGGGCTCCCAACTCCTGGTTCTGAGTGGCCAGAGGCTCAGTTACACCCTGCTACACAGCCAGAGTCAAACCCAGCCTGCCATGGAGCTGCTGGCCCGCCTGCCGCCAACTCTGTGTGCCTGGCTGAAGGCCATG GACCCCAGCGACCTCCGCCGTCCCTCGCTCCCCCTGCAGCAGACCAAAAGGCTCGTTGGCCGTCTGGTGGAGATCCTCCCAGAAAACCACGCCCAGTACAGTCTGGCCCTGCACCTCCTGGAGGCCCTGGAGGCCCTGACCACCGAGGACTGA